In Aurantimicrobium minutum, the following proteins share a genomic window:
- a CDS encoding helicase-related protein yields MTESVRSKSLNVAPGSIVVVRDAEWLVTSTEATTSGTLVRVQGLSELVRDTTATFYEDLDEIVPLDPSQATVVGDSSSNYNVARLWLEATLRKAPIPLSAPELTVSTKMLANTLQYQRSAVRKAFNPENLRPRILIADAVGLGKTIEIGMILSELVRRGRGERILIVTPKHVLEQMQHEMWTRFALPFVRLDSVGIQRVRQKLPATRNPFSLFKRAIISIDTLKQDKYRSYLAKHKWDAVVIDESHNITGATLNNKLARVLAANTEALILASATPHNGDPASFAEMIRLLEPTAVTPDGDVIESEVKRLIIRRHRHSAEVAQEVGADWAERQEPLNVLITPSAAEDAVANELSDYWLHPKAGNSPYSGANSALFPWTLAKAFLSSPAALLASVRERIKKLNSSVATEKNELDALHRLESLTLTSLEQPSAKYERLIEHLGQIGIGPNSTERAVIFSERVPTLLWLKEKIAKDLKLKTDQIEVLHGGLTDVEQQAVVESFKQSSSPIRVLVTGDVASEGVNLHSQCHELIHFDIPWSLIRIEQRNGRIDRYGQSKPPRITTLILDPSNEAFAGDIRVLERLLEREEQAHRALGDVASLMGKFDAKAEEEAIRKVLAGEAELDSVVKSVEDVVASEDAITALLASIAAGAGVESSPDVASAHVGELDGYEGSGLFESDAAFLKEALLEAYETPAASLEANGVNWREYEAQGIVELSPSRDLVHRLEVLPQSYLKERNVIDTFKMATNFTRGEALLKDARDNKASTSLWPEAHYLGPLHPILEWASDRALVSLGRNQVFAIRGNVEAPTVLLLSSLTNKRGQVVASAYSTVEFPNIDDTKMSMIEVHTSAREALASMGLTSKKSINSGAVEVESLQSLIAPAVAIAQSNAATLQDASGAVIEAHIEQWSSRVSDWEKSADALTQRVDLKTRRVTVEKEREIAEQMKPHRTLVRPLLMVVPENWPTATKVQGE; encoded by the coding sequence ATGACAGAGTCGGTGAGAAGCAAGTCATTGAACGTTGCTCCCGGTTCTATAGTGGTCGTGCGCGATGCCGAGTGGCTTGTGACAAGCACAGAAGCGACGACTTCTGGAACTTTAGTTCGTGTTCAAGGACTTTCAGAACTTGTGCGTGACACCACAGCTACCTTTTACGAAGATCTTGATGAAATCGTTCCGTTGGACCCTTCTCAGGCAACCGTGGTTGGCGACTCTTCATCTAATTACAATGTTGCGCGTTTATGGCTTGAAGCGACTCTTCGTAAGGCCCCTATCCCACTGAGTGCCCCCGAACTAACGGTGTCTACAAAGATGCTGGCAAACACATTGCAGTACCAGCGAAGCGCTGTGCGAAAAGCTTTCAACCCTGAAAATCTTCGACCACGAATTCTCATCGCTGACGCAGTGGGTCTTGGTAAGACCATCGAAATTGGCATGATCTTGTCGGAGTTAGTTCGCCGAGGTCGGGGCGAGCGAATTCTGATTGTCACACCAAAGCATGTGCTTGAACAGATGCAGCATGAAATGTGGACACGTTTTGCATTGCCCTTTGTGCGTCTTGATTCAGTGGGCATACAGAGAGTTCGACAGAAGCTGCCTGCAACGAGGAATCCTTTCAGCCTTTTTAAACGTGCAATTATCTCGATCGATACTCTCAAGCAAGATAAATACCGTTCCTACCTGGCAAAACATAAGTGGGATGCAGTCGTTATTGATGAATCACACAACATCACTGGGGCAACACTTAATAACAAACTTGCTCGTGTACTTGCAGCGAACACAGAAGCTTTGATTCTTGCGAGTGCAACACCCCACAATGGTGATCCGGCTTCTTTCGCCGAAATGATTCGACTTCTAGAACCAACTGCGGTTACCCCCGATGGGGATGTCATTGAATCTGAAGTAAAGAGACTGATTATTCGTCGCCATCGCCATAGTGCTGAAGTTGCACAAGAAGTTGGCGCTGACTGGGCAGAACGACAAGAGCCTTTGAACGTCCTAATTACACCTTCTGCTGCTGAAGATGCAGTAGCTAATGAGCTGTCAGATTATTGGCTTCACCCCAAGGCAGGTAACTCCCCTTACTCTGGAGCGAATTCGGCGCTATTCCCATGGACGCTTGCTAAAGCATTCCTCTCGTCGCCAGCAGCACTCTTGGCTTCAGTTCGGGAACGCATAAAGAAGCTGAATTCTTCAGTTGCAACAGAAAAGAATGAGCTGGATGCTCTTCACCGACTTGAGTCACTTACTCTGACTTCGTTGGAACAGCCCTCTGCAAAATACGAGCGACTCATTGAACATCTAGGTCAGATTGGCATCGGCCCAAACAGCACCGAGCGGGCAGTGATCTTCTCGGAACGTGTTCCCACACTTCTCTGGCTCAAAGAGAAGATAGCTAAAGACCTCAAGCTCAAAACTGACCAGATCGAAGTTCTCCATGGTGGTCTCACCGACGTTGAGCAGCAAGCTGTGGTCGAAAGCTTTAAACAATCCTCTTCCCCGATTCGGGTTTTGGTAACCGGTGACGTTGCTTCTGAAGGTGTCAACCTTCATTCTCAATGTCACGAGCTCATTCACTTTGATATTCCGTGGAGTTTGATTCGAATTGAACAGAGAAATGGTCGTATAGACCGATACGGCCAATCAAAGCCACCTCGAATCACAACGTTGATCCTGGATCCTTCTAATGAAGCATTTGCTGGAGATATTCGGGTTCTTGAACGTCTGTTGGAACGCGAAGAACAAGCACACCGAGCACTCGGTGATGTTGCTTCTCTCATGGGCAAGTTTGATGCCAAGGCTGAAGAAGAGGCAATCCGTAAGGTATTAGCCGGTGAAGCCGAGTTAGATTCTGTGGTGAAGTCTGTAGAAGACGTCGTGGCAAGTGAGGATGCCATCACTGCTCTTCTTGCAAGTATTGCTGCAGGAGCCGGTGTTGAATCAAGTCCAGACGTTGCTTCTGCACATGTAGGTGAACTAGATGGCTATGAAGGCAGCGGCTTATTCGAGTCTGATGCTGCTTTCCTGAAAGAAGCATTACTCGAAGCATATGAAACGCCGGCTGCCTCACTTGAAGCAAACGGTGTGAATTGGCGTGAGTATGAAGCGCAAGGGATCGTTGAACTGAGTCCTTCCCGTGATCTTGTTCACCGCTTAGAAGTACTTCCACAGTCCTACCTCAAGGAACGTAACGTCATTGATACGTTCAAGATGGCAACTAATTTCACTCGTGGTGAAGCGTTACTCAAAGATGCTCGTGACAATAAGGCCAGCACATCACTGTGGCCAGAAGCTCATTACCTCGGGCCACTCCACCCCATTCTTGAATGGGCGAGTGATCGCGCACTAGTCAGCTTGGGTCGTAACCAGGTCTTTGCCATTCGAGGAAATGTTGAGGCGCCAACTGTTCTGCTTTTGTCCTCACTGACGAACAAACGCGGACAGGTAGTAGCAAGCGCATATTCGACTGTTGAATTCCCCAACATTGATGACACCAAGATGAGCATGATCGAGGTTCACACCTCAGCTCGCGAAGCGCTAGCTTCGATGGGATTAACCTCAAAGAAAAGCATTAACAGCGGAGCAGTAGAAGTCGAGTCACTTCAATCTTTGATTGCACCAGCTGTTGCAATCGCCCAATCAAATGCTGCAACTCTGCAAGACGCCTCAGGTGCCGTCATCGAAGCTCACATTGAACAGTGGTCATCTCGTGTTTCAGACTGGGAGAAGAGCGCCGATGCCCTTACCCAACGAGTAGATCTCAAAACTCGACGTGTGACTGTGGAAAAAGAACGCGAAATAGCTGAACAAATGAAACCTCACCGAACATTAGTGAGGCCACTTCTTATGGTCGTTCCCGAGAACTGGCCAACAGCGACGAAAGTACAGGGGGAGTAG
- a CDS encoding GIY-YIG nuclease family protein, translating to MSEENEEGVEQAKEAYVPGTLYIMQETDYLSGEKFDYYKIGIVRGEKDVAAREKEHSTGNPRQISSVKDILSPAVQKLETRLHNEFARHRVSSGEWFYLPGDLLSQVIALAEELNAELESEIEILKAAKLVSGPGSKPAFTPTEELLAVSQRLSDVLGQAAVVANYKKIVDTKLKELAQGDPKWEHLFERRSYAEKNTFNVAVLKKKYKALYEEYQRIAKVSVTKRFTVKATEFEADSIYAEFGLTEPEKIGDDIIGLHQANLAHWSIDARLGWEQELLEAKLLTEASEAEGIEGILAWKTTESKNFDRKAFEIEHPVEFADSFKFTPATTTWRVAEWASYSIKNY from the coding sequence ATGAGTGAAGAAAACGAAGAGGGCGTAGAGCAAGCCAAAGAGGCTTATGTGCCAGGCACCCTCTACATCATGCAGGAGACGGACTACCTCTCCGGCGAGAAGTTCGACTACTACAAGATCGGCATTGTTCGCGGTGAGAAGGATGTCGCTGCCCGTGAGAAAGAACACAGCACTGGTAACCCGCGCCAAATATCCTCGGTCAAAGACATCCTGAGCCCTGCAGTCCAGAAGCTAGAGACACGACTTCACAACGAGTTCGCTCGCCACCGCGTCTCATCAGGTGAGTGGTTTTACCTCCCCGGTGATCTCCTTAGTCAGGTAATCGCACTCGCCGAAGAACTCAATGCTGAGCTGGAATCAGAGATCGAGATCCTCAAGGCAGCAAAGTTAGTTTCTGGGCCTGGCTCAAAGCCAGCATTTACCCCCACAGAAGAATTACTTGCAGTGAGCCAACGTCTTTCTGACGTACTTGGACAAGCAGCAGTAGTCGCCAACTACAAGAAGATTGTTGATACCAAACTCAAGGAGCTTGCTCAAGGTGATCCAAAATGGGAACACCTCTTCGAGCGTCGAAGCTATGCAGAGAAAAATACTTTCAACGTTGCTGTCCTCAAAAAGAAATACAAGGCCCTCTATGAGGAATATCAGCGCATAGCTAAGGTGTCAGTGACCAAACGATTCACTGTCAAGGCAACAGAGTTTGAAGCTGATTCAATTTATGCAGAATTTGGCCTCACGGAACCTGAAAAAATTGGCGACGATATCATCGGACTTCACCAGGCAAACCTTGCTCATTGGTCTATTGATGCGCGATTGGGTTGGGAACAAGAACTCCTTGAAGCCAAACTGTTGACCGAAGCAAGCGAAGCTGAAGGTATCGAAGGAATCTTGGCGTGGAAAACTACTGAATCAAAAAACTTCGACCGAAAAGCCTTTGAAATAGAGCACCCAGTCGAGTTCGCGGACTCTTTCAAGTTCACCCCAGCAACCACTACGTGGAGAGTCGCAGAGTGGGCTTCTTACTCAATTAAGAATTATTAG
- a CDS encoding ADP-ribosylglycohydrolase family protein: protein MNGIKFPVGHADRAVGTLVGLACGDALGAAYEFGGPISKETAIGMVGGGPFNWEPGEWTDDTSMAIPLAQEIANGADLRDEETLGRIVAAWKTWASTAKDVGSQTRAVLSSLNETTEEAARAASEAHHNRSNRSGGNGALMRTAPIGYAYLTNPHAVTITARRIAQLTHWEEDAAEACILWSHAISHAIVTNKLNIRIGIQELNDKAKEKWRARIEEAELKQPEDFYTSNGWVVSAFQGAWSAIYHGIEAGEGFEGIVERAVRGGGDTDTVAAIAGSLAGAYLGVSRIPAKWRRVVHGWPGLGYRDLLNLTMARVNRTPISEITGWPVSEVMKGTPENVWVQHPHDEGVWMASLTGLETIPEDIDAVVSMCRVGTDQVPGKEVIEFWLIDQPGENVDTAYVLTDVANTIAELRAEGKKVVVHCVAAHNRTPAAAIAYSILHKGIGFDQAWVEVRSALPNPQHNEEFYSVLKGL from the coding sequence ATGAATGGAATTAAGTTCCCTGTTGGACATGCAGACCGTGCCGTTGGCACCCTAGTAGGCCTCGCCTGTGGTGATGCCCTGGGGGCCGCCTATGAATTTGGAGGGCCCATCTCGAAAGAGACAGCCATTGGCATGGTTGGTGGCGGTCCATTCAACTGGGAGCCAGGTGAATGGACTGATGACACCAGCATGGCTATCCCTCTTGCGCAGGAAATTGCCAATGGTGCGGATCTGCGAGACGAAGAAACTCTGGGCCGAATAGTTGCTGCATGGAAGACCTGGGCCTCCACTGCCAAGGATGTCGGGTCACAGACGCGTGCGGTTCTCTCAAGCTTGAATGAAACCACGGAAGAAGCAGCCAGAGCTGCTTCTGAAGCCCACCACAACCGCAGCAACCGAAGTGGCGGAAATGGTGCGCTCATGCGAACCGCACCGATTGGTTACGCATACCTAACCAATCCTCATGCAGTGACCATCACCGCACGTCGCATAGCTCAGCTCACCCACTGGGAAGAAGATGCTGCAGAAGCATGCATCTTGTGGTCCCACGCGATTAGCCATGCCATTGTGACTAACAAACTGAATATCCGTATTGGTATCCAAGAGCTCAATGACAAAGCCAAGGAAAAGTGGCGCGCACGGATCGAGGAAGCTGAGCTGAAACAACCCGAGGACTTCTATACAAGCAACGGTTGGGTTGTCTCTGCGTTTCAAGGAGCTTGGTCAGCGATTTACCACGGCATCGAAGCCGGTGAAGGTTTCGAGGGAATTGTGGAGCGCGCTGTTCGTGGTGGCGGTGATACCGACACGGTAGCTGCGATTGCAGGCTCACTAGCGGGTGCTTATCTTGGAGTTTCTCGGATTCCTGCGAAGTGGCGCAGGGTCGTCCATGGCTGGCCTGGGCTTGGCTACCGAGACCTTCTCAACTTGACCATGGCCCGAGTCAATCGCACACCCATTTCAGAGATCACGGGTTGGCCTGTGAGCGAAGTAATGAAAGGCACTCCAGAGAACGTATGGGTTCAGCACCCTCACGATGAAGGTGTGTGGATGGCGTCACTCACTGGGCTGGAGACTATTCCAGAAGATATTGATGCTGTTGTCTCGATGTGTCGGGTAGGCACTGACCAGGTGCCTGGTAAGGAAGTCATTGAGTTCTGGCTCATTGATCAGCCTGGCGAGAATGTCGACACGGCTTATGTCCTCACCGATGTAGCAAACACTATTGCTGAACTCAGAGCTGAAGGAAAGAAAGTGGTTGTGCACTGCGTAGCAGCACACAATCGCACACCTGCCGCAGCGATTGCCTATTCGATCCTGCACAAAGGCATTGGTTTTGACCAGGCATGGGTAGAAGTGCGTTCCGCGCTTCCTAACCCACAACACAACGAAGAGTTTTATTCCGTATTGAAGGGGTTGTAA
- a CDS encoding protein-tyrosine phosphatase family protein has product MNNAHLEAPTYEVYYPTTLWSEILPGLWQGGTEDFDVVRYGNGNSGVTKKDFDFVATLYASANPVDWFVHEMRFGFYDHDMNDFEVEALRDIVRITHSQWKSGNRVLVRCQAGLNRSGLVMALVLIREGYTAADAIQLIRSQRGNAALCNSTFERWLLQTDVECWRN; this is encoded by the coding sequence ATGAACAATGCACATCTTGAAGCACCAACATATGAGGTCTACTACCCCACCACCCTCTGGAGTGAAATTCTTCCGGGGCTGTGGCAAGGCGGAACAGAGGATTTTGATGTTGTCCGTTACGGCAATGGCAACAGCGGCGTAACAAAAAAAGATTTCGACTTTGTCGCAACGCTGTATGCCTCTGCTAATCCCGTGGACTGGTTCGTTCACGAAATGCGATTTGGTTTCTACGATCACGACATGAACGACTTCGAAGTAGAAGCGCTACGAGACATTGTTCGCATTACTCATAGCCAGTGGAAATCAGGCAACAGAGTATTGGTTCGGTGCCAGGCAGGACTAAACCGTTCAGGTCTAGTCATGGCACTCGTTCTAATTCGTGAGGGATACACCGCCGCTGATGCGATCCAGCTCATTCGCTCCCAGCGAGGAAACGCGGCGCTATGCAACAGCACCTTTGAACGCTGGCTCCTCCAGACGGATGTTGAATGTTGGCGAAATTAG
- a CDS encoding ARPP-1 family domain-containing protein codes for MNERIHVGQGLYDGHGMTIFPVWLESAPISGYCWKPKHIAVSELNEDGVVNALTVRNTGSRPHFVLEGDIFEGGRQNRVLTRSLVLAHGESREVPVACVEEGRWSGAGAHVGGRRRAPIGVRYGMTRTYSRLNSMDYSGWDAGTRVQGHVWDRIRQHEQQMGPVSGHSLIESMDRMESQFLNEESGESLRSLPGQRGVIIGIGGYIATAEFFGHEDGLTSRWDALVTAARYESMAAPHRRTPGWAARDFARSLELTPFGEELAQPEEFNTPVGPLALSSFSIALGLVHATVFNGAHPALAGV; via the coding sequence ATGAACGAACGAATTCACGTAGGCCAGGGCCTCTATGACGGTCACGGAATGACCATCTTTCCTGTGTGGCTAGAGTCAGCTCCTATTTCCGGTTATTGCTGGAAGCCCAAGCACATTGCTGTATCCGAACTCAACGAAGACGGGGTCGTCAACGCACTTACCGTCCGCAACACCGGAAGCCGCCCACACTTTGTTCTTGAGGGCGACATCTTCGAAGGTGGTCGCCAGAACCGTGTACTCACCAGAAGCTTGGTACTCGCCCACGGTGAGAGCAGAGAGGTTCCAGTTGCGTGTGTTGAAGAAGGACGCTGGAGCGGAGCAGGGGCACACGTTGGTGGCCGTCGCCGCGCACCGATCGGAGTTCGCTACGGCATGACCCGCACATACTCTCGATTGAACTCGATGGACTATTCCGGCTGGGATGCTGGCACACGTGTCCAAGGACATGTGTGGGATCGCATTCGCCAGCATGAACAACAGATGGGTCCTGTCTCCGGCCACTCGCTGATTGAATCCATGGATCGCATGGAATCTCAATTCCTCAACGAGGAAAGTGGAGAATCTCTGCGCTCACTGCCTGGACAGCGTGGAGTCATTATTGGCATAGGAGGCTACATCGCTACTGCTGAATTCTTCGGCCATGAAGATGGTCTCACCTCACGCTGGGATGCTCTTGTGACTGCGGCTCGATACGAATCAATGGCTGCGCCACATCGACGCACACCAGGTTGGGCAGCTCGTGACTTTGCTCGATCCCTCGAGCTCACTCCATTTGGTGAGGAGCTTGCTCAGCCTGAAGAGTTCAATACCCCTGTGGGACCTCTGGCGTTATCAAGTTTCAGCATTGCGCTGGGTCTCGTCCACGCCACCGTCTTCAACGGTGCGCACCCAGCGCTCGCCGGAGTGTAA
- a CDS encoding NUDIX hydrolase yields MNEFVDSSGRALSDYARPSVTVDTAVLTVIPYTNELCVALVTNSDDQPCLPGTFIHENETLEQAAKRALREKVGDFDVSPIQLHVFDGQGRDPRGWVISVAHIAVVRFEDAPGIEFTAISDAEGLAYDHDEMLAKAVEKLRSDYSEQPDPWNLLERFTLRELREVHEAIDPNTPLRDSFRRLMQPMVVDTGEISSGSVGKPSRIWRKETEAERLERIYAKYERPVSMRTSRSNNARSRSQQIGNLESLSLESSLMGSSSSSSEKTDRNFVFEIQWYSGTTTHHEGLTLNQAQLRLQEFEKEVRSAWSSLSGSQQPRFARIVNNWGDVLEEISF; encoded by the coding sequence ATGAATGAATTTGTGGACTCTTCTGGTCGCGCGCTTTCGGACTATGCGCGTCCGTCCGTCACTGTTGACACAGCAGTCCTCACAGTCATCCCCTATACCAACGAGTTATGCGTGGCGCTAGTAACCAACTCCGATGACCAGCCATGCCTACCCGGAACATTCATCCACGAAAACGAGACGCTGGAACAAGCAGCTAAACGTGCACTCCGCGAAAAGGTGGGAGACTTTGACGTCTCCCCCATACAACTCCATGTGTTTGACGGACAGGGCCGCGACCCTCGTGGGTGGGTTATCTCCGTTGCTCACATCGCCGTTGTTCGCTTTGAAGATGCACCAGGAATTGAATTCACAGCAATCAGTGACGCTGAGGGACTTGCTTATGACCACGATGAAATGTTGGCAAAGGCAGTAGAGAAACTTCGCTCGGACTACTCAGAGCAACCGGACCCATGGAATCTGCTCGAGCGATTTACACTTCGTGAGCTTCGTGAAGTTCATGAAGCCATTGACCCAAACACTCCACTACGCGATTCCTTCCGCAGACTCATGCAGCCCATGGTTGTGGATACGGGAGAAATCAGTTCTGGTTCAGTAGGAAAGCCTTCACGTATTTGGAGGAAAGAAACCGAAGCGGAGAGGCTAGAGCGTATTTATGCGAAATACGAACGACCAGTATCAATGCGTACCTCACGGTCAAACAATGCCAGATCGCGCTCACAGCAGATAGGAAACCTAGAATCTTTGAGCCTAGAGAGCTCGCTGATGGGAAGTTCCTCTTCCTCGTCAGAAAAAACTGACCGCAATTTTGTCTTTGAAATTCAGTGGTACTCAGGAACAACAACTCATCATGAGGGCCTCACGCTCAATCAAGCGCAGCTACGTTTACAAGAGTTTGAAAAAGAAGTGCGCTCTGCTTGGTCTTCACTCTCAGGCTCACAACAACCGCGTTTTGCGAGGATCGTCAACAACTGGGGCGACGTTCTAGAGGAGATCTCTTTTTAG
- a CDS encoding LEM-3-like GIY-YIG domain-containing protein, producing the protein MKKFTLDTEKLGFYVYLYVDPRDNKPFYVGKGTGNRAFAHLTDTSESPKVERIQQLKEAGLEPVIELLAFGLDEQTAFKMEAAAIDLIGFENLTNKVVGHGSRKAGRMTVEEVQARLQTEKIEYFDVPGVLIKITDSFPDSASRTDQELYDATRGMWKMSIDQAQERARYVFAVYGGVIREVYDVTQWLPANSTMYSETSRLWKPIEEYKTEGRIEFVGKVAPEELRKRYLWKSVAHLYKQGNANPVMYVGE; encoded by the coding sequence ATGAAGAAATTCACTTTAGACACCGAAAAGCTAGGTTTCTATGTCTATCTCTATGTTGACCCTCGGGACAACAAACCTTTTTATGTCGGCAAGGGAACAGGTAACAGAGCCTTTGCGCATCTGACTGATACATCAGAGAGCCCCAAGGTGGAGAGAATTCAACAGCTCAAGGAAGCAGGGCTTGAGCCGGTCATTGAGCTTTTAGCTTTTGGACTTGATGAGCAAACTGCTTTCAAAATGGAAGCAGCAGCTATTGATCTTATTGGCTTTGAGAACCTGACCAATAAAGTCGTTGGTCACGGTTCCCGAAAAGCAGGCCGCATGACTGTTGAAGAAGTTCAGGCGCGACTACAAACCGAAAAGATCGAATACTTTGATGTGCCCGGTGTCCTTATTAAAATCACAGACAGCTTCCCTGACTCTGCTTCACGTACCGATCAAGAGCTTTATGATGCCACGCGGGGAATGTGGAAAATGAGCATTGACCAGGCCCAGGAAAGAGCTCGCTATGTCTTCGCGGTTTACGGCGGTGTCATTAGAGAGGTTTATGATGTGACCCAGTGGCTCCCTGCGAACTCAACGATGTATTCAGAGACCAGTCGATTGTGGAAACCGATCGAAGAATACAAAACCGAAGGTCGTATTGAATTCGTTGGAAAAGTAGCGCCAGAGGAACTCAGAAAAAGATATCTCTGGAAGTCGGTAGCGCATCTCTACAAGCAAGGAAATGCAAACCCTGTGATGTATGTAGGAGAGTAA
- a CDS encoding ABC transporter ATP-binding protein, whose amino-acid sequence MANDIKPGVEPVLRADNLVAGYLPGVNILNGCSIEAYPGELIGIIGPNGAGKSTLLKALFGLVKIREGNVVLNGEDITGFKTNKLVQMGVGFVPQTNNVFPSLTIEENLQMGIFLQPKRLNERLDAIFDIFPVLRDRRSQSAGSLSGGERQSVAMARALMMDPKVLLLDEPSAGLSPVRQDETFIRTRRINKAGVSVIMVEQNARRCLQIADRGYVLDQGRDAYTGTGRELADDPKVIELYLGTLAKDVDEKK is encoded by the coding sequence ATGGCAAATGACATCAAGCCTGGTGTTGAGCCAGTACTGCGCGCCGACAACCTTGTTGCCGGTTACCTCCCCGGTGTGAACATCCTCAACGGATGTTCCATCGAGGCCTACCCTGGTGAGCTCATTGGAATTATCGGCCCTAACGGTGCCGGTAAGTCCACCCTGCTCAAGGCACTCTTCGGTCTGGTCAAGATTCGTGAGGGCAATGTCGTCCTCAACGGTGAAGACATCACCGGTTTCAAGACCAACAAGCTGGTTCAGATGGGTGTGGGCTTCGTGCCACAGACCAACAACGTCTTCCCCAGCCTGACCATTGAAGAAAACCTTCAGATGGGTATCTTCTTGCAACCCAAGCGTTTGAACGAACGTCTGGACGCCATCTTTGACATCTTCCCCGTGCTCCGAGACCGTCGTTCTCAAAGTGCAGGGTCGCTCTCTGGTGGTGAGCGTCAGTCCGTCGCGATGGCTCGCGCCCTGATGATGGACCCTAAGGTCCTTCTTCTGGACGAGCCATCGGCTGGTCTGTCTCCTGTTCGTCAGGATGAGACCTTCATTCGTACACGTCGAATCAACAAAGCCGGTGTCTCGGTGATCATGGTGGAGCAGAACGCTCGTCGTTGTCTCCAGATTGCTGACCGCGGTTATGTTCTAGACCAGGGACGCGATGCCTACACCGGCACCGGTCGCGAGCTAGCCGATGACCCCAAGGTCATCGAGCTTTACCTCGGTACCTTGGCTAAGGATGTTGACGAGAAGAAGTAG
- a CDS encoding ABC transporter ATP-binding protein — protein sequence MSSTTNKTAAEARAELKSVAHTPGSSKPDAILTVDNVVREFGGNRAVDVDHLEVQRGVITALIGPNGAGKTTFFNLITGFDQPTSAKKMFGGPSADKAAKWTFNGKYLGNTAAASVAKSGMVRTFQLTKALSRLTVLQNVLLGAKDQRGENFLAAFVKPLWAAQEKENTEKALALLERFKLLEKKDDLAGSLSGGQKKLLEMARALMSDPVMIMLDEPMAGVNPALTQSLLGHIQSLRDEGMTVLFVEHDMHMVRHISDWVVVMAEGRVVAEGPADTVMSDQAVIDAYLGAHHDTDLGDDSLLEDGAMDAPAAKEKK from the coding sequence ATGTCTAGCACCACAAACAAGACCGCTGCTGAAGCTCGTGCCGAGCTCAAGAGCGTTGCCCACACTCCTGGCTCATCCAAGCCCGATGCCATCCTCACCGTCGACAACGTCGTTCGTGAGTTCGGTGGTAACCGTGCTGTCGATGTAGACCACCTCGAAGTTCAGCGCGGTGTCATCACCGCACTGATCGGACCTAACGGTGCCGGTAAGACCACCTTCTTCAACCTCATCACCGGATTCGACCAGCCAACTTCTGCAAAGAAGATGTTTGGTGGACCCTCCGCTGACAAGGCTGCGAAGTGGACCTTCAACGGAAAGTACCTCGGAAACACCGCTGCTGCTTCGGTAGCAAAGAGCGGTATGGTCCGTACCTTCCAGCTCACCAAGGCACTGTCACGTCTGACCGTTCTCCAGAACGTTCTCTTGGGGGCAAAGGACCAGCGCGGAGAAAACTTCCTCGCTGCCTTTGTGAAGCCTCTCTGGGCAGCCCAGGAGAAGGAAAACACCGAGAAGGCTCTCGCCCTTCTCGAGCGCTTCAAGCTGCTCGAGAAGAAAGATGACCTCGCCGGTAGCCTCTCTGGTGGTCAGAAGAAACTACTCGAAATGGCCCGCGCTCTGATGAGCGACCCCGTCATGATCATGCTCGATGAGCCCATGGCTGGTGTGAACCCCGCACTGACACAGTCATTGCTGGGCCACATCCAGTCCCTGCGCGACGAGGGCATGACCGTGCTCTTCGTGGAGCACGACATGCACATGGTTCGCCACATTTCAGACTGGGTTGTCGTGATGGCAGAAGGTCGCGTCGTGGCGGAAGGTCCAGCGGACACCGTCATGAGTGACCAGGCCGTCATTGACGCCTACCTGGGAGCCCACCACGACACCGACCTCGGCGATGACTCATTGCTCGAAGACGGTGCCATGGACGCTCCAGCTGCAAAGGAGAAGAAGTAA